The following coding sequences are from one Mus pahari chromosome X, PAHARI_EIJ_v1.1, whole genome shotgun sequence window:
- the LOC110313343 gene encoding melanoma-associated antigen B2-like encodes MPRGQKSKVRAREKRRQTKIEFQELADTETLAPEEEESPSSSAQASGDAVPSTSSETLAKLFQEMPGTTTFSICIACKRTDTGAKNRRKKNVSSSETQQSKKSPQKDLLTRKTGMLMEYMLSKYKQKEPLLKEEMLNVVTKSFKEQFPEILKKASNRMDLVFGLELKEVQPPGQTYILVSKLDFQDDGSGSSELGIPNRGILIPLLSVIYLNGYRALEKDVWHFLNMLGVYDGVPHLIFGNVRKLITEDLVQEKYLEYCQVPDSDPPCYEFLWGSKAYAESSRVKVMEFLAHINETGSSTYPSNHEGSLKEKTRAQAGDEAQGSTKSKAKKRSKAKSSLPRPASDV; translated from the coding sequence ATGCCCAGGGGACAAAAGAGTAAGGTACGGGCTCGTGAGAAGCGCCGCCAGACCAAAATTGAGTTCCAGGAGCTTGCGGATACTGAGACCCTGGCACCAGAGGAGGAAGAGTCACCCTCTTCCTCTGCTCAGGCTTCTGGAGATGCTGTGCCAAGTACCTCTTCTGAAACCCTTGCCAAGTTGTTTCAAGAAATGCCTGGCACCACCACTTTTAGTATTTGCATTGCCTGCAAAAGGACTGATACAGGTGCCAAGAACCGACGGAAGAAAAATGTGAGTTCCTCTGAGACCCAGCAATCCAAGAAGAGCCCACAGAAAGATCTTCTAACAAGGAAGACTGGGATGCTAATGGAGTACATGCTCAGCAAGTACAAACAGAAAGAGCCCCTGCTGAAGGAAGAAATGCTGAATGTTGTCACTAAAAGTTTCAAGGAGCAGTTCCCGGAGATCCTTAAGAAAGCTTCCAACCGCATGGATCTGGTTTTTGGCCTTGAGTTGAAAGAAGTCCAGCCCCCTGGTCAAACCTACATTCTTGTGAGTAAGCTAGATTTCCAGGATGATGGAAGTGGGAGCAGTGAGCTGGGTATTCCTAATAGGGGCATTCTGATCCCTCTCCTAAGTGTGATCTATTTAAATGGTTACCGTGCCCTAGAGAAGGATGTCTGGCACTTCCTGAATATGTTAGGAGTCTATGATGGGGTCCCACACCTCATCTTTGGAAATGTCAGGAAGCTCATCACTGAAGATCTAGTGCAGGAAAAGTACCTAGAATACTGTCAGGTTCCTGATAGTGACCCTCCATGCTATGAGTTCCTGTGGGGTTCAAAAGCCTATGCTGAATCGAGCCGGGTAAAGGTGATGGAATTTTTGGCCCACATCAATGAAACTGGCTCCTCTACCTATCCATCTAATCATGAAGGATCTTTGAAGGAAAAAACTAGAGCCCAAGCTGGAGATGAAGCCCAGGGAAGCACTAAATCAAAGGCCAAGAAACGTTCTAAAGCCAAGTCCAGCCTCCCTAGACCTGCTAGTGATGTCTAA